A single Anatilimnocola floriformis DNA region contains:
- a CDS encoding ammonium transporter encodes MSETRMSWRRSGCALALLVLFTSFAFGQETPPAEAKTETPKAEAPAETPKVEAPKTETPPATAAEPAATTVAAPTLASVDTKANLALLAANNAWLLTSSALVLFMTAPGLAMFYSGLVRKKNVLGVMMQCVFLMGLMTVLWAIYGYSLSFGGSNPYIGNGDYLFMNGVQREWKDGAPYTPLMNEGLPNVLPRLTHMLFQGMFFIITPALICGAFAERMKFSTMVVFSILWGTLIYCPLCHMVWGGGWLAFRTDETMKDSLMGGAMDFAGGAVVHISSGVSALICALVMGKRLGYGTEPMPPHNLTYTCLGAAMLWVGWFGFNAGSELASDDLTSSAFATTHFSAAAGTLAWALMEWITRGKPSVLGACSGAVAGLVVITPAAGFVNCMPALAMGAAGGVVCFFACTKLKSMFGYDDSLDAFGVHGVGGTLGAILTGVFATRACWDINTGRPLGLIEGSSRFFIGQIAATVLTWVFAAVVTFILLKILDATMGLRVSKEDEITGLDLSQHGEEGYISL; translated from the coding sequence ATGTCTGAAACCCGTATGTCGTGGCGGCGCTCCGGGTGCGCGCTGGCCCTGTTGGTCCTTTTCACCAGTTTCGCTTTTGGCCAGGAAACCCCACCTGCCGAAGCCAAGACCGAAACCCCTAAGGCAGAGGCTCCTGCCGAAACGCCCAAGGTGGAAGCACCGAAAACTGAGACTCCACCGGCCACTGCCGCGGAGCCCGCTGCAACTACCGTAGCGGCACCGACCCTCGCATCGGTCGACACCAAGGCCAATCTCGCGCTGCTCGCTGCGAACAATGCCTGGTTGCTGACATCGTCGGCGCTGGTGCTCTTCATGACCGCGCCGGGCCTGGCCATGTTCTACAGCGGCTTGGTTCGCAAGAAGAACGTGCTCGGCGTCATGATGCAGTGCGTGTTCTTGATGGGCCTCATGACGGTTCTCTGGGCCATCTACGGTTACTCGCTGTCGTTCGGCGGTTCGAACCCGTACATCGGCAACGGCGACTACTTGTTCATGAACGGCGTCCAACGCGAATGGAAAGACGGCGCGCCGTACACTCCGCTTATGAACGAAGGCTTGCCGAACGTGCTGCCTCGTTTGACGCACATGCTCTTCCAGGGCATGTTCTTCATCATCACTCCTGCTCTCATCTGCGGTGCTTTCGCCGAACGGATGAAGTTCAGCACGATGGTGGTCTTCAGCATTCTCTGGGGCACGCTGATTTACTGCCCGCTCTGCCACATGGTTTGGGGTGGTGGTTGGCTGGCATTCCGCACCGATGAGACCATGAAAGACAGTTTGATGGGCGGTGCGATGGACTTTGCTGGTGGTGCAGTCGTGCACATCAGCTCGGGCGTTTCGGCCCTCATTTGTGCCCTCGTGATGGGCAAGCGGTTGGGTTACGGCACGGAGCCGATGCCTCCGCACAATCTGACTTACACCTGCTTGGGCGCTGCCATGCTGTGGGTGGGTTGGTTCGGCTTCAACGCCGGTAGCGAACTCGCCAGCGACGACTTGACCTCGAGCGCTTTCGCTACGACGCACTTCTCGGCCGCTGCCGGTACGCTGGCTTGGGCCCTGATGGAATGGATCACTCGTGGCAAGCCGAGCGTGCTCGGTGCTTGCTCGGGTGCCGTAGCCGGTCTCGTGGTGATTACGCCTGCTGCTGGTTTTGTGAACTGCATGCCAGCCCTCGCCATGGGTGCTGCTGGTGGTGTGGTTTGCTTCTTTGCTTGCACCAAGCTGAAGAGCATGTTCGGCTACGACGATTCGCTCGACGCCTTCGGCGTGCACGGTGTAGGCGGTACTCTCGGTGCAATCCTCACTGGTGTCTTCGCAACCCGAGCTTGCTGGGACATTAACACCGGCAGACCGCTCGGCCTGATCGAAGGTTCGTCGCGGTTTTTCATCGGTCAAATCGCTGCCACGGTGTTGACTTGGGTCTTTGCCGCGGTCGTCACCTTCATCCTCCTCAAGATCCTTGACGCCACGATGGGTCTCCGCGTGAGCAAGGAAGACGAAATCACCGGCCTCGACCTGAGCCAGCACGGTGAAGAGGGCTACATCTCGCTGTAA
- a CDS encoding P-II family nitrogen regulator has protein sequence MKKVEAIVRHFKLEDIKNALAERGVHGMTICEVRGFGRQKGHTEMYRGTEYAVDFVPKVKIEVVVADANLPLVLDTIMRSAQTGQIGDGKIFVHELSNVIRIRTGETGEDAL, from the coding sequence ATGAAAAAGGTCGAAGCGATCGTCCGGCATTTTAAGCTGGAAGACATCAAAAACGCCTTGGCAGAACGGGGCGTGCATGGAATGACGATCTGCGAGGTGCGCGGTTTTGGACGGCAAAAGGGTCACACCGAGATGTATCGCGGCACGGAATACGCCGTCGATTTCGTTCCCAAGGTGAAGATCGAAGTCGTCGTGGCCGATGCCAACTTGCCCTTGGTTTTGGATACCATCATGCGGTCGGCCCAAACCGGGCAGATCGGCGATGGCAAGATTTTTGTGCACGAACTCTCCAATGTCATTCGTATTCGCACTGGCGAAACGGGTGAAGACGCCCTCTAA